CGATGATACTTCTGGTCTTTGCAGCGTCCGACGATCGTGCCAACCCGAAATCGATGATCTTGATGACCCCTTCCTTGTCCAGGCGAATATTGTTCGGCTTGATGTCTCGGTGGATGACGCCGGCTTCATGAATATCGCGTAGCCCGCAGGCAATTTGCCACAGGGTGTGAATGTATTTGCGGTTCGGCTTGTACGAACCGATTTCGAGATTCGCCCCGTCAATGTACTCCAGAACGATCGCGGTTTCGGGCTGGCGTCTGTCGGACAGTTGGACGACGTCATACAGCTGAACGAAGTGCTTCGAGCGCAGCTTCGCGAGAGCCTTCTGCTCGTCGAGCAATCTGCGCTGCTCTATTCCTTGTTGGAGGCGCTTGATGATGACGGGGCGGTTTAGCAGGCTGCTGAAAAAGGCGCTTTTCAACAGCGTGTTGGCGTGATTCCGTCCTCTGGTGAGGACGGAGTGGTTCGATGCGCGGAACGGACGAAAGAGCGGGATCGCTGTTCAGCTACGTCGACTTGGAGAGCCGGATCCCACCGAAGCACCCGCTGCGGGCGATCCGCGCGATCGTGAACGAGGCGCTTTCGACGCTCGATGCCGACTTCGCCGGGCTCTATTCGCGGATCGGCCGTCCCTCGATCCCGCCCGAGCAACTGCTCCGGGCGATGCTGCTGCAACTGTTCTACGCGATCCGCTCGGAGCGGCTTCTGGTCGAACGGCTCGACTTCGATCTGTCGTTCCGCTGGTTCGTCGGGCTCGGCATCGACGATCGCGTCTGGGACGCCTCGACCTTCTCGAAGAACCGCGACCGTCTGCTCGACGGTGACGTCGCCGTCGCGCTGCTCGCCGCCATCCTCGATCGGCCGCAGGTGAAACGGCTTCTCTCGACGGAGCACTTCTCGGTCGACGGCACGCTGATCGAGGCCTGGGCGTCGATGAAGAGCTTCCGCCCGAAGGACGTCGACGACGGACAGGATCCGCCGACGGGCAGCGGCTCGACCGGAGAGCACAAGCCCGGCCGCAACGGTGAAGTCGACTTCCACGGCGAGAAGCGGTCGAACGCGACGCATGCCTCGACCACCGATCCCGACGCGATGCTCTACCGCAAGAGCCCCGGCGCCGGCGCGGTGCTCTGCTACATGGGCCACGTCCTGATGGAGAACCGCAACGGCCTCGTCGTCGATGCCGAGACCACCCGCGTCTCCGGTCACGCCGAGCGGATGGCGGCGGTCGAGATGATCAAGGGCGTCACTTCGGCGTCGGGCAAGCGGCACGTCACGGTCGGGGCCGATCGCGGCTTCGACACGCGGGACTTCGTCGAAGACCTCCGGGAACTCGGTGCGACGCCGCACGTCGCCCAGAACACCGCCGGTCGACGATCGGCGATCGACGGCAGGACGACACGACACCCGGGCTACGCGGCGAGCATCAGGGTGAGGAAGCGGATCGAAGAGGTGTTCGGTTGGATCAAGGGCTCGGCCGGGCAGAGGAAGACGAAGGTCCGAGGGCTCGCCAAGGTGCGCTTCGCCTTCACCTTCGCGGCCGCCGCCTACAACCTCGTCCGGCTCCCCAAACTCATGGCGGCATGAACGAGGACGAGAGGCGGTCGGACACTCCGATCCCCCGGCCGAGACGGCATCGAAGAGGATCCGCGACAGGTACGAAACCGCTCCGCAGAGGCCTATTTCATCACCCTGTTAGATGCGTGTCTACGCATTCTATGATTTCGCCCATGCCACCGGCGGCTGTCCCTCCCGTGGGCGCATACCTACCGGCTATCGTCATCGCTGTCCCTTGCGTCCGTGGATTTTTCAATCTGGATTTCGAGTTGAACGTCGTCCTTCGGAGGCCTGATGCCCTGCCCCGTCTTTTTTGACGGCCGACGTCCGCCCTTACGCTCCTTCCGGTATCCGCCCGGCTTTTCGACATTCATTGCGGGCGGGTTGGCCTCCGGGGCGGCAACGGCCAGGGGCCGTGGCGTTTCGCTGATCTCGCGGACCCAAGTGACCGCCATCGTGCCGAACGGGTCCCACAGTTGGACGCCCCCGTCTTGGCCTCTTGCACTCGGCATTGACAGCGCCTGTAAATCGACAAGCGCCATGGAGGCGTTGTCATGACCGCCACACCAACGCGCCAGGGCCGACAATCTGTCGGCCGCAGCCTTTGAGTCCGGTGCGTGGAAGAGAACGCTGGCGAGTGTATCTGCGTCGATGTAGTGGATCCCATCCGTCGTGAGGGCCAGTTCGATGGCGCCTGATGGAACGGTCCTGATATGCGGGCGCATGCCTGCGCCCATCCCGACGAACTGAAGAAGTTCGCGACCGGTACCGCCGACAGCTTCTTCGAGGGAATCGTCCACTGTCAGGCGTTCAACCTTCGCACCCTTGCCGCACGCATAAATTCGGCTATCGCCGAGATTGATGATTACGGGGGATGCTCCTGCGTCGAAGAGCACAGCTGAGAACGTGGCCCCTCCTCGCCCGCCGGCGAACGCATAGACCGCGTCATTGGCATGGGCGATAGCGGCGACCGCGCGTCGCTCCAATCCTTGGTGCCTGTGACGCACCAAGGCGTAGAAGAACGACGATATCGCCAAGGTGGCACATTTCGCGCCATCCCTCATCCCGCCCATGCCATCGGCGACCACAACCGCGACAACGGGCTGGCTGCTGTGCTTCGCGCTAAGGCGCAGGGCCGCGACCCGATCCTGATTTTCCTCTCGCTGCAGACCGATGTCGCTGGCGAGGATGGCCGGAAAATCGAAGCATTGGTTCTGGGCCCGCTCGGGAACAGGTCTGGACAACCAGGTTGCCACCGTTTCCTGAAAAGCGTC
The genomic region above belongs to Xanthobacter dioxanivorans and contains:
- a CDS encoding IS5 family transposase, encoding MRGTDERAGSLFSYVDLESRIPPKHPLRAIRAIVNEALSTLDADFAGLYSRIGRPSIPPEQLLRAMLLQLFYAIRSERLLVERLDFDLSFRWFVGLGIDDRVWDASTFSKNRDRLLDGDVAVALLAAILDRPQVKRLLSTEHFSVDGTLIEAWASMKSFRPKDVDDGQDPPTGSGSTGEHKPGRNGEVDFHGEKRSNATHASTTDPDAMLYRKSPGAGAVLCYMGHVLMENRNGLVVDAETTRVSGHAERMAAVEMIKGVTSASGKRHVTVGADRGFDTRDFVEDLRELGATPHVAQNTAGRRSAIDGRTTRHPGYAASIRVRKRIEEVFGWIKGSAGQRKTKVRGLAKVRFAFTFAAAAYNLVRLPKLMAA
- a CDS encoding PP2C family protein-serine/threonine phosphatase codes for the protein MTQSSSDSPSASRGDAFQETVATWLSRPVPERAQNQCFDFPAILASDIGLQREENQDRVAALRLSAKHSSQPVVAVVVADGMGGMRDGAKCATLAISSFFYALVRHRHQGLERRAVAAIAHANDAVYAFAGGRGGATFSAVLFDAGASPVIINLGDSRIYACGKGAKVERLTVDDSLEEAVGGTGRELLQFVGMGAGMRPHIRTVPSGAIELALTTDGIHYIDADTLASVLFHAPDSKAAADRLSALARWCGGHDNASMALVDLQALSMPSARGQDGGVQLWDPFGTMAVTWVREISETPRPLAVAAPEANPPAMNVEKPGGYRKERKGGRRPSKKTGQGIRPPKDDVQLEIQIEKSTDARDSDDDSR